Proteins encoded together in one Chitinophaga varians window:
- the rpmB gene encoding 50S ribosomal protein L28 encodes MARVCQVTGKKPITGHHVSFSNIKTKRRFLPNLQKKRFFLAEEDKWISLKVSADGLRTINKRGLYAVVKELRAAGTEI; translated from the coding sequence ATGGCAAGAGTATGTCAGGTGACAGGAAAGAAGCCGATTACAGGTCACCATGTTTCCTTCTCCAACATTAAGACAAAGAGAAGGTTTCTGCCCAACCTGCAGAAAAAGCGCTTTTTCCTCGCGGAAGAAGACAAATGGATATCTTTAAAGGTATCTGCTGACGGTTTAAGAACCATCAACAAAAGAGGTTTGTATGCAGTAGTCAAAGAATTGCGTGCAGCTGGTACGGAAATCTAA
- the rpmG gene encoding 50S ribosomal protein L33, with product MAKKGNRVQVILECTEHKNSGQPGTSRYISNKNKKNTPERLELKKYNPILRKVTVHKEIK from the coding sequence ATGGCAAAAAAAGGTAACAGAGTACAGGTAATTCTGGAATGTACAGAGCATAAAAACTCTGGTCAGCCCGGAACTTCCCGTTATATCTCCAACAAGAACAAAAAGAACACTCCTGAACGTCTGGAGTTGAAAAAGTACAATCCTATTCTGAGGAAAGTGACTGTACACAAAGAAATTAAATAA